From one Mya arenaria isolate MELC-2E11 chromosome 4, ASM2691426v1 genomic stretch:
- the LOC128232781 gene encoding alpha-(1,3)-fucosyltransferase C-like has protein sequence MGKKPPVKIIKRNQNQIWIAFSLEANTLNLRNRNYANKYWRNMFNWTWNYRSSSDIFMPYGRVSKRQKPLSKNYSMIFQRKNKFAAWAVSHCNAHSLRDKFVTQMNMCLQTKSIDIFGKCGRLKVSESELSNLIDNDYKFYLAFENAFCDDYVTEKIFANYNNDVINVVRGKANYTEIFPKDSFINTKDFRNTKDLVRFMIEVSENETLYSNFLIQKDEFQAWYTLEEQYKKSICDICRKLNDPDLKKKMIFDAVETLGQCIKPNDV, from the coding sequence ATGGGAAAAAAACCACCGGTAAAAATCATTAAGAGAAACCAAAATCAAATCTGGATAGCATTTTCATTAGAAGCAAATACGCTGAACTTACGGAACAGAAACTACGCAAATAAATATTGgagaaatatgtttaattggACATGGAACTATAGGTCGTCTTCTGATATATTTATGCCTTATGGACGGGTATCAAAAAGACAAAAGCCACTGTCAAAAAACTACTCCATGATATTTCAACGTAAGAACAAATTTGCAGCATGGGCCGTCAGTCACTGTAATGCACACAGTTTAAGAGACAAATTTGTGACACAAATGAATATGTGTTTGCAAACAAAGAGTATCGACATATTTGGAAAATGTGGCCGTTTAAAGGTTTCAGAGAGTGAACTTTCTAATTTAATAGATAATgattacaaattttatttagcGTTTGAAAATGCTTTTTGTGATGATTATGTAACGGAAAAGATATTTgcaaattataataatgacGTTATTAACGTGGTCCGCGGAAAAGCAAATTACACTGAAATATTTCCAAAAGACTCGTTTATCAACACCAAGGACTTCAGAAACACAAAGGATTTAGTTCGTTTTATGATTGAAGTTTCGGAAAACGAAACCTTGTATTCGAATTTTTTAATTCAGAAAGATGAATTTCAAGCCTGGTACACACTCGAAGAGCAATACAAAAAGTCAATATGTGATATTTGCCGGAAATTGAATGATCCCGATcttaaaaaaaagatgatttttGACGCAGTAGAGACACTTGGACAGTGCATCAAACCAAATGATGTTTAG